Proteins from a single region of Chloroherpeton thalassium ATCC 35110:
- a CDS encoding bifunctional cobalt-precorrin-7 (C(5))-methyltransferase/cobalt-precorrin-6B (C(15))-methyltransferase: MKKFVLVGLSDNPAPQFSEEVQEAIGAHRVFAGGVRHKLIVDACLPGGYEWVNIKAPLSETLSALERAAESVLVFTSGDPLFYGFGATLQRAFPDAAFQYFPTFNSLQLLAQRLGKPYQQMANTSVTGRSWAELDAALIRGEALIGVLTDKRKTPARIAERLLDYRFTEYEMTVGEALGGADERIRTFALKDVLRENFNELNSVILQKTDDAPSYFGIPEDAFRGLPGRPNMITKMPFRLATLSQLELKSARTFWDIGFCTGSIAIEARLLFPHLQITAFEKRPECEEIFEENSRRFRAPGVQLVMQDFFDVEIKSLFAQSTKLDAAFIGGHGGRIEEMLSRLNPLLASGGRVAINAVKQASADDFKAAVRNMGFLLNEPILLTLGNHNPITILSARKP; this comes from the coding sequence ATGAAAAAATTTGTCCTTGTCGGACTCAGTGATAATCCCGCGCCGCAGTTCTCGGAAGAAGTGCAAGAAGCGATTGGGGCGCATCGGGTGTTTGCCGGTGGCGTTCGTCATAAATTGATTGTGGACGCATGTCTTCCGGGCGGGTATGAGTGGGTCAACATCAAAGCGCCGCTTTCGGAGACGCTCTCCGCATTGGAACGCGCGGCGGAGTCCGTGCTGGTTTTTACCTCCGGCGACCCGCTTTTTTACGGCTTCGGGGCGACCTTGCAACGCGCGTTTCCCGATGCGGCCTTCCAATATTTTCCGACCTTCAACAGCTTGCAGCTTTTGGCGCAGCGGCTCGGCAAGCCGTATCAGCAGATGGCCAATACCTCCGTCACGGGACGCAGTTGGGCGGAATTGGATGCCGCGCTCATTCGCGGTGAGGCGCTCATCGGCGTGCTGACGGACAAGCGCAAAACGCCTGCTCGCATTGCCGAACGCCTGCTCGATTACCGCTTCACAGAATATGAAATGACCGTCGGCGAGGCGCTCGGCGGCGCGGATGAACGGATTCGCACATTCGCCCTTAAAGACGTGCTTCGGGAAAATTTCAATGAATTAAATTCCGTTATTCTGCAAAAAACGGACGACGCGCCGAGCTATTTCGGCATTCCCGAAGATGCCTTTCGCGGCCTGCCCGGTCGCCCGAACATGATTACCAAAATGCCATTTCGCTTGGCGACGCTCTCGCAGCTTGAACTGAAATCTGCACGAACTTTTTGGGACATCGGTTTTTGCACCGGCTCGATTGCCATCGAAGCGCGACTGCTGTTTCCGCACTTGCAAATCACGGCGTTCGAAAAGCGCCCGGAATGCGAGGAGATTTTTGAAGAAAATTCCCGCCGATTTCGTGCGCCCGGCGTTCAGTTGGTGATGCAAGATTTTTTTGATGTTGAAATAAAAAGCCTTTTCGCCCAAAGCACAAAGTTGGATGCCGCATTCATCGGCGGACACGGCGGGCGAATTGAAGAGATGCTCAGCCGCCTCAACCCCTTGCTCGCATCGGGCGGGCGCGTGGCCATCAACGCCGTGAAGCAGGCGAGCGCGGACGACTTCAAAGCGGCGGTGCGGAACATGGGCTTTTTGCTCAACGAACCCATTTTGCTCACGTTAGGAAACCATAACCCGATTACAATTTTATCCGCTCGAAAACCTTAG